One Gossypium hirsutum isolate 1008001.06 chromosome A08, Gossypium_hirsutum_v2.1, whole genome shotgun sequence genomic window, GTAAATTGAATGTCAACAGGTGATGATTTGTGAATTGGTATGCTATAGAAATTAGACCGTATAATACATATTTGAGTTTAGTTATATTAATGTTGAAGTAATTggtatttggtaagttttgaatgAGTAAAACATGAGTTTATAAGCATGTTGGTTGTTAGAATTAGAAATGGTATGAATTAGCCTTGATTATGGCCAAATGAGATGTTCAATTGTGCTATGATTTGGTGCCATTTTGGTTGTGTAGGTATATGAatatttgggtggcaaattggcttggtaaatagcctatttgtccacacaggtaacgatatgagcgtgtgtctcagctgtgtgtaacacacggtcaaGTACACGGCAGTGTGTCCcctagttttgaatttgaaaacaagtcagtatgctccacatggcctcacacacgggcgtgtgacttggccatgtggtataagtcagtataccctacaggtttggcacgacctagcacacggcctagtacacaggcgtgtgtggccatttttaggacacacgggtgtgtgtgtgttggccgtatgacccaagtcagagagttacacagggttggACACGAGCTGGAACacagccatgtgctcccatttcaaatgtctacacgacctatgacacgggcgtgtgtcccctattttgaggaaaaattttctaagtttcataAAGTTtcataagttatcggtttagtcctgaaccactctcaaagcatgtttagggcctcttaggctcgtattaaggacaaattgattgagattgaatgatgaatggttGAATTGAGAAAATGTTTACTAAATgattgtttaattgttttataagttaGGTAacgctttgtaaccctattctggcgtagaatacgggtgaggggtgttacataatgtgTCCTAGATACTCAACTTGAGTTGCTCCAAAGGTATACTTAGTTCTTTTAGCATAAAGCTGCTTGAACCTCAACAATTGTAACACTTCCTACAAATAAGCTAAGTGGTCTAACCAGTTTTTGGAGTAAACAAGTATACCATCAAAGAATACTAGGACTAACCTCTTCAATAGTTGTCTAAAGACTGAGTTAATTAGTGGTTGAAAGCTGGagggagcattagtcaagccaaagggcatgactaAGAATTCATAACGGCCTTCATatgttttaaaggttgttttgTGCACATCCTTGTCCCACATTCTTATCTGGTGATAGCCCGATCTCAAGTCCaacttagggtctgtttgattggcggaattgattttccggaaaatcatttccgccttttccagcgtttgattggcggaaaacattttccatttggaaaatgaaatcCAAAGCACGGGAAATTGgcttacattttagggaaaatgtcttaccctttcaatttccgtaagacattttccggaaaCTCCTCTCTATCTCCTCATTCATTCtttccttcatttccggtagaaaacactgcttctgtttatcgattttccacTAACCCCCCAAGAAGTCCTTCATTCCTTCATTTCCTCGGTTCCCTATTCAATTATCGTAGTTTTCTTTCATTTCCTCGGTTCCCTCTTCTCCATATCCGTCCAGATTACCGATCCAAATGTGCTCAGTTTTCGACCACCATTTGTCATCAATAGGTATTTTTTCTGTTAATTTTCACTGATTTGATTTCTAGATCGGGTCTGGTTCTTGCTTTTTTCTTGCTAGATGGTAGATCGGGTCTGGTtctattttttcttgatttttagaTCAGTTCATCTGTTTTTAAAAGAGAACTTGAAGACATGAGATCGGGTCTGGTTCTATTTTGGACCACAAAGTTTTGGTTAGATTTAATATCACTTTTAGGCTATATAGGTGGCATAATTATAGGAAAATGAAAACTTTCGGCATAAATTTACAAGAAAGATAATGATATACCTCCTTTTCTCCTTAATTTAAAGTTTCAGAGTTATGCAATTTGACTTCTCAGTTTGTGGATATCTTCTTATTTAACGTTTTAAACTTTACAGGTTTACAGCAGTGCCTTGAAGCTTGTTCATTCAATGGTCAGTATTGATATTTGAACTTTATATTTGAGGTTTATTCTCTtctaaattgattgaatattcCGTAAGCATTGTTGAATCTGTTGGCAAAGAGAACAATATCTTGCTCTGTTTCCTGGTTAATTAGCATTTTCCTGGATTTTTTAAGATTATTATTGGAGTAATATATTTTAGTGTAATCCATGCATTTCATATTTCTTTTTGTCAGTGCATCAGTGCTGTTTTAAACTGCCAATTATCGGTTCTctgtattttctattattttctgACAATATTTTTGACAGCTACCTTTACCCCATCTCAAAGAGGGAAATAGGACTGCACCACCAGTAGGAAACGCAATTGCCCCGCATCGTGATTGGAAGAGAACAGAGTTCTTTTTGAATCATGAAACACTTCAACAGGTAAAAAGCTGATTGGTTTTTCGTTGTCTATTGCAAATAAATATCAagttcaattttctcttttttcctgGAACAAAGGATTCATTTGTTCAagcaaattttgatatttaatgtcTGAACTTAAATGGAATGAATCGTAGAGTATgagaaaaaatatatttgttgTAGATCACTATCATAATAAATTCCAGGATGTTATGCATGCAAGGCAAAATCAATGTAAACTGCTATGCAAAGTCGGTTCAGTATACTACTGGTTTATGTTGGTTTATCCTCGTGACCTTCATTTTCTTCCTCTATGTCCTCTTCTGTTTTCCAATTGAGCAGGTCATCAAAGCCGAACAGAAATAAGTTTCTCAAAGCCTCTCTGGCACAATTGCAGAAGTAACAAATGAAGAAAACTCAGCTATCAGAGTTGAGATTCCAGATATTGTATTTGTATCATCATGTGCTGATCTGACTCTACCACCAGGTGCAGGCCTCTGCATTGATACTACCCATGGTCCAATTTTCTGGTAAGTATCATGCTTTTATTAAAGGAACGATATCTTTCACACTTTCAGAAAACTTGACAACTATGCTATTTAGCAATATACGAATAGCAATCCAACTTTAGTGAGTATTGTCTGTTCTTCCTTTCAGGTTGTTGACTCATGGGAATCTTTAGACGGATGGCTTGATGCTATCCGCTTAGTTTACACAATTTATGCAAGAGGTAAGACAGATGTTCTCGCCAGTATCATTACAAGCTAATTATTGTGTTGAGCTTACATTTTGCCCAAGTCCTTTATATCTGTCTTCGATTTTAGTCTTGTATATCATCAAATATTTTGGAATAACGTAAGGTTGAGCTAACTTTTATGTCAAATTATTCATTTGGCATTTAGATGATAATATATTTCTTCTGCTGCTTATAAGGCATTTTCATTCTATCTTCACTAAGACTTGGgagtttatttttcttaaaaagtaaatatatctAGGCATCTACCATGTTGTAATTGCTGCGAGCTTTGTGTCCTCGAACCGGCAGTCGAACTCTTTTAATCTTCTGCCTTGAACATTTTGTCCCGAAACAGTGAGAATCCACAGCATCATCCTGATTATTGGTCTAGAAGCAACGGTTGCAAGCGTCAGGTCAGCCTTCTTCGTATTCTTTTTTGCCAAACAAAAAAAACATTCATGTCGGTTTTACAATCAATCAAAGTATTAGTAAGCAGCCAAAGTATCAGCCATCAAGGGCCCCAAATGCATGCTTGCCCACACACACAGAGAAAAAACTATGATTCACTATTGAAAAGTTGAAACATGATCAAGTGAAAGCCTTACAGGGTTGTCGATGGCCAAAAAGCTGTTTCCGTATCTAATTGGCAAAAAAATGGTAGGATTGCAAATGATAATGAAATCATAAGAGACAACAGATAATTATCTCTACCTCTTCTTATATTTGAAGAGAAATATCTAATATGCATATCTCAATATGTATGACCATAAATCAGCTTCATTCATTGCAATTTTTTTTGATCCtccattgtttttgcttttttttagGGGGGTTTAATCTGTTGTGTTTCTGCTGTTGATGGAGTCTTTGCTATAAACTCATCATGGTTAATCAATTCGGATAATTGAAACAATTTCATCTATTGAAAGGTTTGGAAATTTACTTAATCAATCCAGAATTCGAGATGAATAAGAAATCTATATCCAAGCCTACTTgcttctttaaaataaattacaattatttGTACATACTAActaatattttcaggaaatctgtcaaacagcagaaaatattttacacagattcaatcaaacaccagaaaatacttttcagtaaatcattttacagaaaaataaaacattttccaaaaatcattttacggaaaacattttactggcaatcaaacggaCCCTTAGAGAAGAAATTTTCCTGGCCTAGTTCATCAAGAAGTTCTTCAATGAAAGGTATAGGAAAGCTATCCTTGACGATCGGTTGGTTGAGCTGCCTACAGTCAATGCACAGTCTCCAATTGCCATTTTTTTCTTCACCATCACCATAGGAGAAGCAAAAAGATTGTTGCTATCACGAATAATGCCAGATTGCAACATTTCTTGTATgagtttttcaatttctgtcttctGTATTGTAGGGTACCTATATGGAATTATTTTGACTACTTTTGTTTCATCTATCAATGGGATCCTATAATCTTGTAACCAATGAGGAGGTAGTCCTTTAAAAGTTTGGAATACATCTTCAAACTCATTGAGTAAGGCTTGCAAGTCTTGGGCAACGGAACTGGGGGCATAATAAGTGTAGTCTGATTATATGAAGTCAGCAACATAGGATATGGACCATTTTCCACCATGTTCAAGCATTTGGACAATTTGCTGCTAGGAACAATTTGTAAAGATCCTAGTATAGTTCTTTGGAGAATACAACATTGTCCCATGTAATCAAATTGCATAATCAAGCTTGAAAAATTCCAAATAACTAAACCAAAGGACAAGAGCTACTGAATACCCAAGACCAGGTCACACCCTTTAACTGAAAAGATCAAAAAATCAGTTATAAAGCTATAACATTGTGCTTTCCACAGAACAACTCTACAAAATCCCTGAGTTGACAATTTAACTACATTAACCACCATCATCTTTAGTGTACTTGACTTTTCCACTGCCAAATTCAACTTTTTAGCCACTTTAAAGTCTACAAAATTGTGTGTGCTCCCGAGTCAACCAGGACAATCACCTCAGTTTGGTCAATGAAAGTTGAAAATCCCATAATGTTGTGCCCCTGTGATCCGTGAAAAGCATGTAAATATAGTACTGGAGTAAGAGTTTCAGTTTCCtggtttgttgtttccaattgtTTAGGACAATATTGAAAATCCTCATATGTTGGACTTTTAGCATTAGTGTCTTGATCAACTTGTGGTTCAATGATGAGCTGATTTAGAACTACACTGGAAACAAAGACCTTCCCTCATTCTGTCCTCCAACTCAGCTTGAGATGGAGATTTAGAGGGAGTTCGTTGCCCCAAATTACTCCCTATGAACCCCCTATTGTTAAGGAACCACTGATACCATGATGCACTTTGGGAGAGAAAAATAAGGGTTTAAAAGGACTTGCCCTACCACTTACAATTAACCACTTCCTAGAAGGCCCCAACACAATACTCTCAACCTGCCTAACTAAATTATAACCCTCAACTAAGGTTTGGGGCTTGAACAATCGAAGGTACTACCCAATCTCATGTTTCAAATTACTGGtaaagatacttagtgcatatcCCTCAGGTAAACAGAGTTGGTTTAACAAACTTACAAATCCATCATGGAATTGATCAATTATCCTTATTTCTTAGAGACACAAGCTTAGCTATAGGATTAAGAAAAGAGTTAGATCCAAAACGTTCCCTCAAACCCTTAGCATACAACTCTCAAGTCAACTGGTATAAGCCTCATTGCCTTTGCACAAAGAATTGGTGCCAGTCTAATGCCTTCCCTTCTAAATGCAGTATAACAACTCAAACCTTAGCATGGTCTCCCACCCCTCAACTTCAAAGTACTATTCTAACTTAGACCACCACCATCTAAAATTTCCCCCATCAAAATTAGGACAATCCACTTGAAAAGGAGTTCTCACAATATCCAAGGTTCCCCCTCAAGAGGACACACCATTATGTTCTAGATATGACATAGGAGGCATCACTAGATGCTCATTTGCTAGAAAACCAGGAGAAGATCTTCCTAAAATCCCTTTCCCTTTGTTAGAAACCAATCAAATACCAATAATAGGAGTAGTTTGCCTAAAATATTGTTCGAACAAAGAATGGAGCTCAAATCGTACCTCAAAATGAACCTCAGTCTTGATTCCTTCTTGGAAGTCCTTCAAACGCATATCAATCCTCACATCCAACTGTGTAAACTCAACTTGCAACTGAGCAAACTTGTTTTACATTGCCCCCATTTCCTTCTACAATCTAGTGGCAACGCCCTCGATGGCCATAAGAACCAGTTGAGCTCTAATACCTTCGTCACGAGACAGATATTGAAGAAGAATATAATagaagcaaaaaagaaaagagagagagagatttgagagagaaatgaagaagaagatactgaaaatctattttcaaatttcataactgCTTTCCTCTTCCAATTTGTACTAAAAGGAACAAAATAATGGAGTTGGACAATTGACAGACTAACAATTACTCCAATCGCATCGTTTCATTAAACAGTGTTCTTATCAAAATGAATCATTTAGGCAGAATGTTAATTCCCTTAGCCAAAACGCACCATACAACTAAAACTAGTAATAAAACGTAACGTTTACAGTTAAAAAAAATAACGACAAGAACAGAAATATGAAATGACCGTTGAAGCTTTGTTCCATAACAGACTCAATGAAAAAAACTCAATAGTTGGAGaactaaaataaaagtaaaagaaatattgtggtgactattttgtaatttaccTTTTATGAAACAATACTTCAAAGACCCGTTTAAGTTCATATGTTGATCACCGTAGATCTGATCTATGATCCAATATTCAAAGGCCCATTTCAGTTGAATTACTGATGACGTTTGAACTGTGTATTTATTGTATTTCTCTCTGACTCAGCTTTCACTATTTCAGGCTCTCTCTCTCTTGCGTGTCGTTTTCATTTCAACCTCTGCCTTCTTTTCCATTATTTTTCACCCTTGTTTCCATCTTCTTTCCGCTGACTTCTCGGGTAAATCGGTACTAGATCTCTGTGGTCTATTGCCGGAATTTTCGTTCGGATTCCGGCGACCCCAGTCTTCGATCCTATTTTCTCTTCAATCCAGAATGAATCCCGAGTAGTAAGTTTTCTCTTTATTCGTACttaattatatatctttttatttgtATGTTTAGATTAAGCCTTTAtctgtttgtttatttatttatgtttattcttttataatttgGCCACCTTAAAAATACATGAATCTTATGTTTATCAATCATTGTCGGTGTTAAAAGTAAACCCTGGATATAACGCGATTTTGTTTTAGATCTGTTGAAAGGAATTGAGGTGTTATTTCCTATTATGTTTTTGTCGCTATTATTGTCTTATTTGCAGCTGGGATttctttattgaatttaatttttaaaaaaggtgGGAGCTTTGCTGTGTTCTTCATTATGCATATGTTGCCTTTATGTTATCTAGGTGCTGTCACATAGATGGATTTAAGTGGAAAATAGGCTCTTGATAATATAAGGGAAGTTCATAGATTAAATAAGAGTACGATTCAAGCCATGCCCATTGCCGTCCGAAACAAGGGAGCGCCTAAAAACTGGGCATCCAAAGTACACAACATAATCAGCAGTTGAGTTCCTGAActggaaactaaaaaaaaaaaaaaaacactaacaTCACTTGCCCTTTCTGGCAAGTGGACAATTACGGAGAATGCGCTTCGAAGGGAACTGATGTGGTGTTATTTTTCATGGAGTGGTGTTATTTTTCTGGCAAGTGTACTCGGTCTAATTTGACAATGACTTGCGATTATAAGGGTTCATCTTTGGGCAATTAATTTGGTGGTCCAACGTTTTGTTATTGACTAGTTTGTGGTTTCTGAAAAATGTCTATGTTTGGGAATTGGGGTTTAGGCACATTTGTAGAAACCAACTTTATGCTATGCATGGTATAATTGAAGATGTTCTGTTTTTGCATCAAAAAGTATTTTATTGTAATATGGTTGCACTCTTTCGCAGTGACTATCTGTTCAAACTTTTGCTTATTGGAGATTCTGGTGTTGGAAAGTCTTGTCTCCTTTTGAGATTTGCTGTAAGTTTCTAGACTCAAATTGGCATTTGAAAGTAAATGTTTTACTTTTAAGTTGCACATTAATAGATGTTTATATGATTACCTTCAATCTTTACATTCGTATTTGATGTTTAGATTGCACTAGTAATTGATTAAAAAGTTTCATTGCATATGTACCATGCATATTGAGAGTAAAATTTATACCTTCATGTGATGACACGGTTTCATGATTTGACTGAGTACATTTTGGCATTAGAATATTGTTTTACTTTTAGTTGTATATCTGGATATTTTCAGAGGGTTATGTGGGACTAATTATTGAACCtgatcaatttatttaatttctttgatGCAGGATGATTCATACATAGATAGTTACATAAGCACCATTGGGGTAGATTTTGTGAGTAAACCAGTCCTTGGTACTAATTTCTGAGTGCCAAATTTATGGCAATTATTCTAATTTCTTGTATTCTGGTTTTCTTTTTGGGTAGAAAATACGCACTGTGGAGCAGGATGGGAAGACCATTAAACTTCAAATTGTATGTTTTAGCATGCTGTACTGCTATTTGCTATTTTCCATTTTTGGTTTAATCATTTCTGTGTGTTTTCAGTTTAACTTTGTGTTTTACTAGTTAGTTTGCTCTTTGGTTAAATGTACAGTGGGACACTGCTGGACAAGAACGATTTAGGACAATCACTAGCAGCTACTACCGTGGGGCTCATGGCATAATTGTGGGTGATCTTTTCCTTTCTAGTTTTTCTCCTTTCAGTTCCATTTTTGTGGCTTCCACTGCTTATTTATGCTTCTCATAAACATCTTCTCTTATATCTTTATCTTTCCCATTTACTGGCGGCTCCCCTATTAGGTTGTTTATGATGTGACAGACCAAGAAAGCTTCAACAATGTCAAGCAGTGGCTGAATGAAATTGATCGTTATGCTAGTGATAATGTTAACAAACTACTGGTTGGAAACAAGTGTGATCTTACAGAAAACAAAGTCGTGTCATACGAGACCGCTAAGGTATTTTGCTAGTTTCACGTGTTAAGtgtaaattattttcttttgaggAGAACCTCTGCAGCCAGATTATTTATGGTAGTGGCACCATGATCTACAAATTCTAATTGTTGGTGTTTTGCTGCATTTTCATCCATTCTTCCATATGGCGGCTTTTCTTCCTTCAGGCATTTGCAGATGAAGTCGGCATACCTTTTATGGAAACCAGCGCAAAAGATTCCATGAACGTGGAACAAGCCTTCATGGCCATGGCTGCTTCCATCAAGGATAGGTACATCCATATTCTTTTTCCTGAATAGTAGTTTTAGTAGCATCAAAACGCCATTACCATTCTAGAAGTATGTACAGTTGAATGGCGTGTCTAGGCTGTTTGTGTTTATCATTACAGAACCTTAGAGATGAACAAACTAATTGTTACGAAATTTACCACAAAGTCTTGATGCCTGCAGAATGGCGAGCCAACCGGCCATGAACAATGCAAGGCCTCCGACCGTACAGATCCAAGGACAGGCTGTTGCACAAAAGAGCGGCTGCTGCTcttcttaaaaagaaaaaggaaaaaaagagtcAATTATGTGTTTAGATTTTACATGTTTCTTAAGTCATCAATTGCAAACTTATTTCTTATGGATCAAAACCTCATTCAGAGGATCTCATTCATTTCTGCACAAATGCTAATGTGAAGGGTTGTACAACATATGATGGTTGGTTAAATTATACGGTATCTGTTGGCTATACTTTACGTAAAAATTTGGTCTTCGATAGCAGAAAGCACTGCGATTAATCTTGGTAACCAACTACCAGTTTTCCTAAATATGAAGCCCGCTTTAGGATACCATACATGTTTCTTATCCATCAAACTTTTTAACTTAttataatattctttttttttttaaattcacaattaaaaaaattatgattttaatttagaattgttagttaaaaaatattgaaataaaataaatactgtgataattacatatttataaataattagaatttgtgttaattttaaaatagagttattacttaacTAGAACTGGAAAAACAGAATTATTAATTCAATAGAATTTTAAGcatattaattatcacttaattaatattaaagttaattagttattattttaaataatgttactTTGCATGAATTAATGgaaattttttcatttaggctctttaaagttttttaaattttaaattagtaaaggtaaaattacaccccttaataatgataaaaaaattgatttaatcctttaaaaattatacgTTTGGTTCACTAGAATGAAGTAGGGCTGTAATGGAATAAAGCtataatatataattcaattgtttggttgaatgtaatggaatagaactaTAATAGTATTATTGTgcttggttgaatggaatagatttATAATAGTATAAGGAAAAATACTAAAATGACCATAGTACccttaatgaatttttttagatagataactattattaaattttaataagattattattaaatataatttaataaaaaaataaataatttaatcatattttaatataattatcattaaatataatttaataaaaataatatataatttaataattgcaCACAACAAACACATAGTTAGAGTAGTGCATTTGCATAGTTTATTATCAACAAGCGGTATAAACAACCTTGAATTAAATGGGAAAGAAAATCAGAAAAATTAATTGGGAAATGTAGAATGATTCAATTAAGCAAAAACACAAACAAATGCACAAGGCAATCTCGACTCAAGAGCTGTAACCCATTAACTCTATCTTATATTAATCATGTCCTCCACCCTTTCCCCAAGAACCCTTTGAAATACAAACTACATTATGCACAAAGTTACAGTAATTGATGAATCAACAAACATatatatcaaaagaaaaatagattcaaagattggaaaaaagAAACAGCAAGTGTGAAAACCAACTTCGGATTGCAAAGAGAGAATCAACAAAAGGAAAACAAAGTTAACATTCATGAATCAAAAACAAAAGCTAATCGAAGAAGGAGTAATCAaaggaaatgaaaaagaagaactAACCGACGACATGGTCAAAGAGAGATGAGAACTTTGTAGCCAATTAATGAAGCCTTTGTGATTTTGCAAGGTAGATGGCGTATAAGGTTGTAAGAAAAAACTATTCAAGAGAAGAAATCTGAATGGAGAGATGAGGAATGATAAAAATCTTGGTAGATTTAATGTTcctcaatatttatacatataagtGCTGAATTTGTAGACATTTCACTAACATCAACTCCCACAGTTTAAAAACTATGCTTGCATATGCCAAGGATGAAAGCATCTATTATAAGAGGCTAAATAAACACTATAATATAGAAATttcagggtttagggtttagggccATTATAGTAACCACCGAATGTTATTTGAGCTCTGGTGATCGGTTTTCCTCTCACCGTTGAAATTGCTTCATTGAGTTTGGTTGTGTGATGAACC contains:
- the LOC107929684 gene encoding ras-related protein RABD2a, yielding MNPEYDYLFKLLLIGDSGVGKSCLLLRFADDSYIDSYISTIGVDFKIRTVEQDGKTIKLQIWDTAGQERFRTITSSYYRGAHGIIVVYDVTDQESFNNVKQWLNEIDRYASDNVNKLLVGNKCDLTENKVVSYETAKAFADEVGIPFMETSAKDSMNVEQAFMAMAASIKDRMASQPAMNNARPPTVQIQGQAVAQKSGCCSS